The following are encoded together in the Triticum dicoccoides isolate Atlit2015 ecotype Zavitan chromosome 6B, WEW_v2.0, whole genome shotgun sequence genome:
- the LOC119324452 gene encoding putative 12-oxophytodienoate reductase 11 — MSNAASTTPLLAHYKMGKFDLSHRVVLAPLTRERSFGNVPQPHAILYYQQRATKGGLLIAEATGVSDTAQGYKDTPGIWTKKQVEAWKPIVDGVHAKGGIFFCQVWHVGRVSNHTFQPNGQAPISSTDKPIKPATRADGIGLAKVSTPRRLTTDEIPLVIDDFRVAARNAIEAGFDGVEIHGAHGYLIDQFLKDQVNDRTDKYGGSLENRCRFALEVVQAVADEIGADKIGIRLSPFASYSDASDSNPEALGLYMAQALNKLGILYCHMVEPRMVNIGEKLETPHSLRAMRDAFKGTFIVAGGYGRDDGDKAIADGYADLVAYGRLFLSNPDLPRRFEIDGPLNKYNRDTFYLSDPVIGYTDYPFLPSDI; from the exons ATGAGCAACGCAGCTAGCACAACCCCCCTCCTCGCCCACTACAAGATGGGGAAATTTGATCTTTCTCACAG GGTGGTTCTTGCGCCGCTCACAAGGGAGCGGTCGTTCGGAAACGTTCCTCAGCCCCATGCCATACTGTATTATCAGCAGAGAGCAACCAAAGGAGGCCTTTTGATTGCTGAGGCCACCGGAGTTTCAGACACTGCTCAAGGGTACAAAGATACTCCTGGCATCTGGACCAAGAAGCAGGTAGAAGCATGGAAGCCGATCGTCGATGGGGTTCATGCCAAAGGAGGAATATTTTTCTGTCAGGTTTGGCATGTAGGAAGAGTCTCCAATCATA CTTTTCAGCCTAATGGGCAGGCTCCAATTTCAAGCACCGATAAGCCAATCAAACCTGCAACGAGAGCCGATGGCATTGGATTGGCTAAAGTCTCAACTCCTAGGCGACTAACGACTGATGAAATCCCGTTGGTCATCGATGATTTCAGGGTCGCTGCTAGAAATGCAATTGAAGCCG GATTTGATGGCGTCGAAATCCACGGAGCTCATGGTTATTTGATCGACCAGTTCCTGAAGGACCAAGTCAACGATCGCACCGACAAATACGGTGGGAGCTTAGAGAACCGTTGCCGCTTTGCGCTAGAAGTAGTCCAGGCCGTAGCTGATGAGATTGGAGCTGATAAGATCGGCATAAGGCTTTCACCCTTTGCAAGTTACTCGGATGCATCAGACTCAAACCCAGAAGCTCTGGGCCTATACATGGCACAGGCGCTGAACAAGCTTGGGATCCTCTACTGCCACATGGTGGAACCACGGATGGTGAATATTGGAGAAAAGCTTGAGACCCCGCACAGCCTTCGCGCCATGAGGGATGCTTTCAAGGGAACATTCATCGTGGCTGGTGGATATGGTAGGGATGATGGAGATAAAGCGATCGCCGATGGCTATGCTGATTTGGTTGCATATGGGCGCTTGTTTCTGTCCAATCCAGACTTGCCCCGGAGGTTTGAGATAGATGGTCCTCTCAACAAGTACAATAGAGATACTTTCTACCTCTCTGATCCAGTTATTGGATACACTGACTACCCATTTCTACCGTCCGATATCTGA